The proteins below come from a single Carassius auratus strain Wakin unplaced genomic scaffold, ASM336829v1 scaf_tig00041632, whole genome shotgun sequence genomic window:
- the LOC113085454 gene encoding filamin A-interacting protein 1-like isoform X1 — MRSRSNSLEDAVKAKLSPTRGRARQQTSEHEDSHGTRCTHKDTATVQRERTTAKSRDLSRDDLIFLLSMLEGELQARDEVITVLKADKIDLALLEAKYGFVTPPKVLQALQRDAIQAKSSWQEDIYEKPMSELDRLVEKQRETYRRMLEQLLLVEQAHRQTLHRLEDEKRNHSDFMRKSDEFTGLLEQERERLKLLIDQEKTYQERKEEENNKKVTNLKDELTKLKSFSLLVVDEQQRLAEQLTQQTTKVQELQNTATQAQEELSSTQTRLQEEENKVLRLEEELRNQACHFHQELEAMTAKLTSEDAQNRQLRQKLSALSRQLDELEETNKTLHRAEEELQELRDKMSRGECGNSSLVSEVEELRKRVLEMEGKDEELIKMEDMCRDLNRKLEKESNQSCSLKAEVDRLNHRIMELEKLEDAFGKSKQECNSLKSNLEKERTMTKHMSSELDVLRVRIKELEATEVHLEKMELSLKEDLTKLKTLTVMLVDERKAMAEKLKLMEDKVQNSTGKLQAEQDKVNTVTEKLIEESKRALRSKAELEEKMCIATRERDELKTKLKAEEEKNSDLQSKVSMMKKRLQSLEAVERELLRNKAKEELTKSPVPYRYQQEDNKVKDLTQEVERLRRKLKEVKVVEGDLLKTEDEFESLEKRYSNEQERAKALMEELEISRKELSKFQLAEKEESNQEHILYKRLKEEEAKSSHLTREVEALKEKIHEYMGTEESICRLNTDHTTLQRKLTQQEVRNKELAREMETLTRELERYRHFSKSLRPGMNGRRFSDLQVSTKEVQTDPTDSLSPNYKNLVPLERALVNGKLYVESDPEDEVNYNEINLTKCSPSHMNNVNNLNNNMRRVRGPFLKTREIQHPINGMTQPRQNGNHVQQGDLFLAHSPGQPLHIKVTPDHGHNMATLEITSPTTENAQSYTSTAVIPTSGAPPKQRITILQNSPISPSNKPKGSPPPLESPCTPGTPDRSMSPLTMAAYSQTLASESCGSVTPDRAMSPIQIVSVTTGSPDRLEPIELVGGHTVFRVSPERQNSWQLQRSNSSGGNVVTTDDNKIHIHLGSPYIQAINTTAKSIPYYSLGPEQRIPVLTSGTPAKGNNKITSSIVIKPTSSPISRPSQITMPLESFRRPGPTRIPKPKGSNSAVQTPLNSGKCVSNSLNLNQPTKS; from the exons ATGCGTTCCCGTAGCAACAGTCTGGAGGACGCGGTGAAGGCGAAGCTGTCTCCTACAAGAGGACGAGCGCGACAGCAGACGTCTGAGCACGAGGACAGTCACGGGACGAGATGCACTCATAAAGACACGGCCACCGTCCAGAGAGAGAGAACCACAGCCAAGAGCCGAGATCTGTCACGAGACGACCTGATCTTCCTCCTCAGCATGCTGGAAGGAGAGCTGCAG GCCAGAGACGAGGTGATCACCGTCCTCAAAGCGGATAAAATCGATCTGGCTCTGCTGGAGGCCAAATACGGCTTCGTGACGCCGCCGAAGGTTCTTCAGGCGCTGCAGAGAGACGCCATCCAGGCCAAGAGCAGCTGGCAGGAGGACATCTACGAGAAGCCCATGAGCGAG CTGGACAGGTTGGTGGAGAAGCAGCGGGAGACCTACAGAAGGATGCTGgagcagctgctgctggtggagCAAGCTCACAGACAGACACTCCACCGCCTCGAGGATGAGAAGAGGAACCACAGTGACTTCATGAGGAAGAGCGACGAATTCACCGGCCTGctggagcaggagagagagag ACTGAAACTGCTCATTGATCAGGAAAAGACATACCAGGAGAGAAAGGAGGAAGAGAACAATAAGAAAGTCACAAATCTGAAGGACGAGCTGACCAAGCTAAAATCCTTCTCATTGCTAGTGGTCGATGAACAGCAGCGGCTAGCAGAGCAGCTGACCCAACAAACAACGAAGGTCCAGGAACTCCAGAATACTGCCACTCAAGCCCAAGAGGAGCTGAGCTCCACCCAAACCCGGCTGCAAGAAGAGGAGAACAAAGTCCTTCGCTTGGAGGAAGAGTTGCGCAACCAGGCCTGCCATTTCCACCAAGAACTGGAAGCCATGACTGCCAAACTGACCAGTGAAGATGCCCAGAACAGACAGCTGCGGCAGAAGCTCTCCGCCCTCAGCCGACAGCTAGATGAGCTGGAAGAAACCAACAAGACCCTGCACAGAGCGGAGGAAGAACTGCAGGAGCTGCGGGATAAAATGAGCCGAGGGGAGTGCGGCAACTCCAGCCTAGTATCAGAGGTGGAGGAGTTGAGGAAACGAGTGCTTGAAATGGAGGGAAAGGATGAAGAGTTGATCAAGATGGAGGACATGTGCAGGGACCTCAACAGAAAGCTGGAGAAGGAGTCAAACCAGAGCTGTAGCTTGAAAGCAGAGGTGGACAGACTAAATCACAGAATAATGGAACTTGAAAAACTAGAAGACGCCTTTGGAAAGAGTAAGCAGGAGTGCAATTCACTGAAAAGCAACCTAGAGAAAGAACGGACCATGACTAAACACATGTCCAGTGAACTAGATGTGCTGAGAGTCAGAATCAAAGAGCTTGAAGCTACCGAGGTTCATTTGGAGAAGATGGAGCTGTCGCTGAAAGAGGATCTGACAAAACTGAAAACACTGACTGTCATGCTGGTGGATGAGAGAAAAGCCATGGCCGAAAAGTTAAAGCTGATGGAGGACAAAGTGCAAAACAGCACTGGCAAACTGCAGGCAGAACAAGACAAAGTCAACACCGTCACTGAAAAACTGATCGAAGAGAGCAAGAGAGCTCTGCGGTCAAAGGCCGAACTGGAGGAGAAGATGTGCATTGCCACTAGGGAGAGGGACGAGCTCAAAACTAAGCTGAAAGCAGAAGAAGAGAAAAACAGTGACCTTCAGTCCAAGGTCAGCATGATGAAAAAGCGGCTTCAGTCACTGGAAGCAGTGGAAAGAGAATTATTGAGGAACAAGGCCAAAGAGGAGCTCACAAAGAGCCCAGTCCCTTACCGCTACCAACAAGAAGACAACAAAGTGAAAGATTTGACCCAGGAGGTGGAACGCCTCAGGAGGAAGTTAAAGGAGGTGAAGGTGGTTGAGGGTGATCTATTGAAAACTGAAGATGAGTTTGAATCCCTGGAAAAGAGATATTCCAATGAACAGGAACGAGCAAAAGCCTTGATGGAGGAGCTGGAGATCTCCAGGAAGGAACTGTCCAAGTTCCAGTTGGCTGAGAAAGAGGAATCCAACCAAgagcatatactgtataaacgTCTGAAAGAGGAAGAGGCCAAATCCAGCCATCTCACTAGAGAGGTCGAAGCCCTCAAAGAGAAGATCCATGAGTACATGGGCACAGAGGAATCCATCTGCCGCTTGAACACAGACCACACGACCCTACAGAGAAAACTCACCCAGCAAGAGGTCAGGAACAAAGAGCTGGCCAGAGAGATGGAGACCCTTACACGAGAACTCGAGAGATACCGCCACTTCAGTAAGAGTCTAAGGCCGGGCATGAACGGAAGACGTTTCTCAGATCTCCAAGTCTCCACAAAGGAGGTGCAGACGGACCCAACAGACAGCCTATCCCCAAATTACAAGAACCTTGTACCACTGGAACGTGCCTTGGTCAACGGAAAGCTATATGTGGAGAGTGATCCGGAGGATGAGGTTAATTACAATGAGATCAACCTCACAAAATGCAGTCCTTCACACATGAACAATGTCAACAATCTTAACAACAACATGAGAAGAGTCAGAGGCCCTTTTCTTAAGACTAGAGAAATCCAGCATCCAATCAATGGCATGACACAACCGAGACAGAATGGTAATCATGTTCAACAGGGAGACCTGTTCCTTGCACACAGTCCTGGACAACCCCTCCATATCAAAGTGACCCCTGACCACGGGCACAACATGGCAACTCTTGAGATCACGAGTCCCACCACAGAGAACGCCCAGTCTTATACAAGCACAGCGGTCATCCCGACAAGCGGCGCCCCTCCAAAACAGCGCATTACGATCCTCCAGAACTCACCAATCTCACCTTCCAACAAGCCCAAGGGTTCTCCTCCTCCTCTGGAGAGTCCATGCACCCCAGGCACGCCTGATCGCTCCATGTCGCCGCTCACCATGGCAGCCTATTCGCAAACTCTAGCTTCGGAGTCCTGTGGATCGGTGACCCCGGACCGAGCCATGTCGCCCATTCAGATTGTGTCCGTTACCACCGGAAGCCCTGACCGGTTGGAGCCGATAGAGCTTGTGGGAGGTCATACGGTTTTCCGTGTGAGCCCAGAAAGGCAGAACAGCTGGCAACTGCAAAGGTCCAACAGCTCAGGTGGGAATGTCGTTACCACTGATGACAATAAAATCCATATTCACTTAGGGAGCCCCTACATTCAAGCCATAAACACCACAGCCAAATCCATCCCGTATTACTCCCTCGGGCCGGAGCAAAGGATCCCTGTGCTAACCAGTGGCACTCCAGCCAAAGGAAACAACAAAATCACAAGCAGCATCGTGATAAAGCCCACATCCAGTCCAATCTCACGACCCTCACAAATTACA ATGCCTCTGGAATCATTCCGGCGTCCTGGACCCACCAGGATTCCCAAACCCAAAGGATCAAACAGCGCCGTCCAAACCCCACTGAACTCTGGGAAATGTGTGTCTAACAGCCTGAACCTGAACCAGCCAACCAAATCATGA
- the LOC113085454 gene encoding filamin A-interacting protein 1-like isoform X2 has translation MTAKLTSEDAQNRQLRQKLSALSRQLDELEETNKTLHRAEEELQELRDKMSRGECGNSSLVSEVEELRKRVLEMEGKDEELIKMEDMCRDLNRKLEKESNQSCSLKAEVDRLNHRIMELEKLEDAFGKSKQECNSLKSNLEKERTMTKHMSSELDVLRVRIKELEATEVHLEKMELSLKEDLTKLKTLTVMLVDERKAMAEKLKLMEDKVQNSTGKLQAEQDKVNTVTEKLIEESKRALRSKAELEEKMCIATRERDELKTKLKAEEEKNSDLQSKVSMMKKRLQSLEAVERELLRNKAKEELTKSPVPYRYQQEDNKVKDLTQEVERLRRKLKEVKVVEGDLLKTEDEFESLEKRYSNEQERAKALMEELEISRKELSKFQLAEKEESNQEHILYKRLKEEEAKSSHLTREVEALKEKIHEYMGTEESICRLNTDHTTLQRKLTQQEVRNKELAREMETLTRELERYRHFSKSLRPGMNGRRFSDLQVSTKEVQTDPTDSLSPNYKNLVPLERALVNGKLYVESDPEDEVNYNEINLTKCSPSHMNNVNNLNNNMRRVRGPFLKTREIQHPINGMTQPRQNGNHVQQGDLFLAHSPGQPLHIKVTPDHGHNMATLEITSPTTENAQSYTSTAVIPTSGAPPKQRITILQNSPISPSNKPKGSPPPLESPCTPGTPDRSMSPLTMAAYSQTLASESCGSVTPDRAMSPIQIVSVTTGSPDRLEPIELVGGHTVFRVSPERQNSWQLQRSNSSGGNVVTTDDNKIHIHLGSPYIQAINTTAKSIPYYSLGPEQRIPVLTSGTPAKGNNKITSSIVIKPTSSPISRPSQITMPLESFRRPGPTRIPKPKGSNSAVQTPLNSGKCVSNSLNLNQPTKS, from the exons ATGACTGCCAAACTGACCAGTGAAGATGCCCAGAACAGACAGCTGCGGCAGAAGCTCTCCGCCCTCAGCCGACAGCTAGATGAGCTGGAAGAAACCAACAAGACCCTGCACAGAGCGGAGGAAGAACTGCAGGAGCTGCGGGATAAAATGAGCCGAGGGGAGTGCGGCAACTCCAGCCTAGTATCAGAGGTGGAGGAGTTGAGGAAACGAGTGCTTGAAATGGAGGGAAAGGATGAAGAGTTGATCAAGATGGAGGACATGTGCAGGGACCTCAACAGAAAGCTGGAGAAGGAGTCAAACCAGAGCTGTAGCTTGAAAGCAGAGGTGGACAGACTAAATCACAGAATAATGGAACTTGAAAAACTAGAAGACGCCTTTGGAAAGAGTAAGCAGGAGTGCAATTCACTGAAAAGCAACCTAGAGAAAGAACGGACCATGACTAAACACATGTCCAGTGAACTAGATGTGCTGAGAGTCAGAATCAAAGAGCTTGAAGCTACCGAGGTTCATTTGGAGAAGATGGAGCTGTCGCTGAAAGAGGATCTGACAAAACTGAAAACACTGACTGTCATGCTGGTGGATGAGAGAAAAGCCATGGCCGAAAAGTTAAAGCTGATGGAGGACAAAGTGCAAAACAGCACTGGCAAACTGCAGGCAGAACAAGACAAAGTCAACACCGTCACTGAAAAACTGATCGAAGAGAGCAAGAGAGCTCTGCGGTCAAAGGCCGAACTGGAGGAGAAGATGTGCATTGCCACTAGGGAGAGGGACGAGCTCAAAACTAAGCTGAAAGCAGAAGAAGAGAAAAACAGTGACCTTCAGTCCAAGGTCAGCATGATGAAAAAGCGGCTTCAGTCACTGGAAGCAGTGGAAAGAGAATTATTGAGGAACAAGGCCAAAGAGGAGCTCACAAAGAGCCCAGTCCCTTACCGCTACCAACAAGAAGACAACAAAGTGAAAGATTTGACCCAGGAGGTGGAACGCCTCAGGAGGAAGTTAAAGGAGGTGAAGGTGGTTGAGGGTGATCTATTGAAAACTGAAGATGAGTTTGAATCCCTGGAAAAGAGATATTCCAATGAACAGGAACGAGCAAAAGCCTTGATGGAGGAGCTGGAGATCTCCAGGAAGGAACTGTCCAAGTTCCAGTTGGCTGAGAAAGAGGAATCCAACCAAgagcatatactgtataaacgTCTGAAAGAGGAAGAGGCCAAATCCAGCCATCTCACTAGAGAGGTCGAAGCCCTCAAAGAGAAGATCCATGAGTACATGGGCACAGAGGAATCCATCTGCCGCTTGAACACAGACCACACGACCCTACAGAGAAAACTCACCCAGCAAGAGGTCAGGAACAAAGAGCTGGCCAGAGAGATGGAGACCCTTACACGAGAACTCGAGAGATACCGCCACTTCAGTAAGAGTCTAAGGCCGGGCATGAACGGAAGACGTTTCTCAGATCTCCAAGTCTCCACAAAGGAGGTGCAGACGGACCCAACAGACAGCCTATCCCCAAATTACAAGAACCTTGTACCACTGGAACGTGCCTTGGTCAACGGAAAGCTATATGTGGAGAGTGATCCGGAGGATGAGGTTAATTACAATGAGATCAACCTCACAAAATGCAGTCCTTCACACATGAACAATGTCAACAATCTTAACAACAACATGAGAAGAGTCAGAGGCCCTTTTCTTAAGACTAGAGAAATCCAGCATCCAATCAATGGCATGACACAACCGAGACAGAATGGTAATCATGTTCAACAGGGAGACCTGTTCCTTGCACACAGTCCTGGACAACCCCTCCATATCAAAGTGACCCCTGACCACGGGCACAACATGGCAACTCTTGAGATCACGAGTCCCACCACAGAGAACGCCCAGTCTTATACAAGCACAGCGGTCATCCCGACAAGCGGCGCCCCTCCAAAACAGCGCATTACGATCCTCCAGAACTCACCAATCTCACCTTCCAACAAGCCCAAGGGTTCTCCTCCTCCTCTGGAGAGTCCATGCACCCCAGGCACGCCTGATCGCTCCATGTCGCCGCTCACCATGGCAGCCTATTCGCAAACTCTAGCTTCGGAGTCCTGTGGATCGGTGACCCCGGACCGAGCCATGTCGCCCATTCAGATTGTGTCCGTTACCACCGGAAGCCCTGACCGGTTGGAGCCGATAGAGCTTGTGGGAGGTCATACGGTTTTCCGTGTGAGCCCAGAAAGGCAGAACAGCTGGCAACTGCAAAGGTCCAACAGCTCAGGTGGGAATGTCGTTACCACTGATGACAATAAAATCCATATTCACTTAGGGAGCCCCTACATTCAAGCCATAAACACCACAGCCAAATCCATCCCGTATTACTCCCTCGGGCCGGAGCAAAGGATCCCTGTGCTAACCAGTGGCACTCCAGCCAAAGGAAACAACAAAATCACAAGCAGCATCGTGATAAAGCCCACATCCAGTCCAATCTCACGACCCTCACAAATTACA ATGCCTCTGGAATCATTCCGGCGTCCTGGACCCACCAGGATTCCCAAACCCAAAGGATCAAACAGCGCCGTCCAAACCCCACTGAACTCTGGGAAATGTGTGTCTAACAGCCTGAACCTGAACCAGCCAACCAAATCATGA
- the LOC113085453 gene encoding uncharacterized protein LOC113085453 has protein sequence MADDSDQRSVLMEIPEPQAKITGRLRRSYMDVLSGGARHGRRGHACVCVCRDVRTLKHSSVSEVDAGRERRRTPGRLDTCVTSVSRHLLRSLLLAEQSVQMASVSLTSDLRLLLEDLHQKKSSVYRSIPYSRLGSNRDAHCFRKARPQLMAFRRSCQDGGRLLLQEAQWEKLLEFVQTACRYASELPQWETSSHNALQEHCYNTLAAFCTAALRKHRPSARRARELLRRFKMAPVSSHVIGPCLEELEKILQGYQSGESHTQILLSDVAEVSL, from the exons ATGGCAGATGATTCTGATCAGAGATCAGTTTTAATGGAGATCCCAGAACCACAGGCCAAGATCACAG GACGTCTGAGGAGATCCTACATGGATGTGCTGTCCGGCGGAGCGAGACACGGGAGACGGggacacgcgtgtgtgtgtgtgtgtcgtgacgTCAGGACTCTCAAACACTCCTCCGTGTCTGAAGTGGACGCAGGTCGAGAGAGACGCCGGACTCCAGGCCGTTTGGACACGTGTGTGACGTCCGTCTCCAGACACCTGCTCAGAAGTCTTCTGCTGGccgagcag TCCGTTCAGATGGCGTCCGTctcgctgacctctgacctcaggcTCTTACTGGAGGATCTGCATCAGAAGAAGAGCAGCGTGTACAGATCCATCCCATACTCCCGTCTGGGCTCCAACAGAGACGCACACTGCTTCAGGAAAGCCCGGCCTCAGCTGATGGCCTTCAGG cgctCGTGTCAGGACGGAGGCCGTCTGCTGCTGCAGGAAGCTCAGTGGGAGAAGCTGCTGGAGTTCGTTCAGACGGCGTGTCGCTACGCCAGCGAGCTCCCGCAGTGGGAGACCagctcccataatgcactgcaggaGCACTGCTACAACACGCTAGCAGCGTTCTGTACCGCGGCGCTGAGGAAACACAGACCCAGCGCACGCAGAGCTCGAGAACTGCTGCGCAG GTTCAAAATGGCTCCGGTGTCGAGTCACGTGATCGGGCCGTGTTTAGAAGAGCTGGAGAAGATCCTGCAGGGATATCAGAGCGgagaatcacacacacagatcctCCTGAGTGACGTCGCTGAGGTCTCACTGTGA